A region from the Curtobacterium sp. MCBA15_012 genome encodes:
- a CDS encoding AMP-binding protein, which produces MTRPLVALSASDPLAVLRGLEAALAGGPALLPVAEGGPALPNRAPAHVGQRVALVVETSGSTGTGKRVALSSDAVLAGAAAADAALGGPGAWLLALPTHYIAGLNVLTRSITAGTTPVVLPAGHFDAGAFADGVARLDVGPAAPRRYTSLVPVQLARVLDDPRATAAAATLDAVLVGGQATPVPLRERARAAGVRVVTTYGASETSGGCVYDGVPLGPVRAAVDDGELLLAGPVLAEGYLDDDERTARTFTEHDGLRWYRTGDAGEVDAGRVRVLGRLDDVLISGGEKVPLGAVERIVRGIAGHEGAVVTRRASGEWGEVPVVVTERALDLETVRALVGDALGRAARPADVLVVDRLPMLASGKPDRRAVRAIADPSA; this is translated from the coding sequence CGCCGGCGGCCCCGCGCTGCTCCCCGTCGCCGAGGGCGGCCCGGCGCTGCCGAACCGGGCACCGGCCCACGTCGGGCAACGGGTCGCCCTGGTCGTCGAGACGAGCGGCTCGACGGGGACGGGCAAGCGCGTCGCGCTGTCGTCGGACGCCGTCCTCGCGGGCGCGGCGGCGGCCGACGCGGCCCTCGGCGGTCCGGGCGCGTGGCTGCTGGCGCTGCCGACGCACTACATCGCGGGCCTCAACGTCCTGACGCGCTCGATCACCGCGGGGACGACCCCGGTCGTGCTCCCAGCCGGGCACTTCGACGCCGGTGCCTTCGCCGACGGGGTCGCCCGGCTCGACGTCGGCCCGGCCGCGCCGCGCCGCTACACGTCGCTCGTCCCGGTGCAGCTCGCCCGGGTCCTCGACGACCCCCGCGCCACCGCCGCGGCAGCGACCCTCGACGCGGTCCTCGTCGGCGGCCAGGCCACACCGGTCCCGCTGCGGGAGCGCGCCCGAGCCGCGGGCGTCCGTGTCGTGACGACGTACGGCGCGAGCGAGACGAGCGGGGGCTGCGTCTACGACGGCGTCCCACTCGGGCCCGTCCGTGCCGCGGTCGACGACGGGGAGCTGCTGCTCGCTGGGCCCGTCCTCGCGGAGGGCTACCTCGATGACGACGAGCGGACGGCGCGCACCTTCACCGAGCACGACGGACTCCGGTGGTACCGGACGGGCGACGCGGGCGAGGTCGACGCAGGCCGGGTGCGCGTGCTCGGTCGGCTCGACGACGTCCTCATCTCCGGCGGCGAGAAGGTGCCGCTCGGCGCGGTCGAGCGGATCGTCCGCGGGATCGCGGGACACGAGGGCGCGGTCGTGACCCGGCGCGCCTCGGGGGAGTGGGGCGAGGTGCCGGTCGTCGTGACGGAGCGGGCACTCGACCTCGAGACCGTGCGCGCCCTCGTCGGCGACGCCCTCGGTCGGGCCGCCCGTCCCGCCGACGTGCTGGTCGTGGACCGCCTGCCGATGCTCGCGTCGGGCAAGCCGGACCGCCGCGCGGTACGGGCGATCGCGGACCCGAGCGCCTGA